Within bacterium, the genomic segment AAGCCGTTTTGCTATAGTCATTATTTTATTCTTATTTGCATATTCAAATACCGCTTTAGGATCTTGTACATCCCCAATGTATATCACATCCGGAGGATTAAATGGCAATGTCGTTCCAAAGGTTACGGTCACAATAGTTGAAGTCCCGACCTTTTTTCCTTCATACGCTTTGAGTTTCTCTCCAAGCTTGGGTTGCAGCAAGACAAAGATTGTTAAGGAACGATCTATTGAAAGGCGCCGTTCATAATGCAATACCTTAACGATCAAGGGTGCAAGAATCTCGTTGGGTATCTCTTCATCTTGGCTATGAGCGGGATTATGTACTGATAGTAATCCAGCAAGTAAAATCACCAAAACAAAAATATCAAAAGTATAAGAGGTTTTCATGGACGTTATATTAAGTTCTACCGTGCGTATTATTATTTGTGATTCGAAAGAAGT encodes:
- a CDS encoding YfiR family protein yields the protein MKTSYTFDIFVLVILLAGLLSVHNPAHSQDEEIPNEILAPLIVKVLHYERRLSIDRSLTIFVLLQPKLGEKLKAYEGKKVGTSTIVTVTFGTTLPFNPPDVIYIGDVQDPKAVFEYANKNKIMTIAKRLTIIESGASLGIIPGNDNKPKIIVNLNSSSLQGITWNAAIFKVAQVIK